One stretch of Mangifera indica cultivar Alphonso chromosome 9, CATAS_Mindica_2.1, whole genome shotgun sequence DNA includes these proteins:
- the LOC123226206 gene encoding NAC domain-containing protein 86, which translates to MAPVSLPPGFRFHPTDEELVVYYLKRKINGRSIELEIIPEVDLYKCEPWDLPGKSILPSKDLEWYFFSPRDRKYPNGSRTNRATKAGYWKATGKDRKVNSQTRSVGMKKTLVYYRGRAPHGIRTHWVMHEYRLDERECETDTGLLDAYALCRVFKKSAIAPKVGEHYAATTSNQMMNEHSSGEIDLYTERRCNGFESSGYPMAYGTCLPSNANEPPIDLSGTQEEKWTQFLSDEALGYTTPFSNCGTSSYHPSKIDIAIECAKLQHRLSLPPLEVEDFSQGCYTDFKMQHSHSTSSLGGITNEGNILQEILSVSHASQQLLNQSNLQDTWGGNYSAHVDDFSFITGEDNHYNPSNVMNCVRYNDNWGDLNTKSIEIGGLDEEIRPERMVEKLRWVGMSNEDLEKSLMEEQKIVPVEKISSFKRTDVGEAQGETSHNSCLGFNDSEINDFSLEFIDDEPSGNNHEDIADGFASSPSFEVVEEIKVNHGMFISTRQEAATFFHQIVPSQTIQVHFNPVEKAETQFPRHEKQGKFFRKFIHLWTGIAVAVVCAVAFDLLMLLFHVGKTEKLMDEDCSNSLKGMKILSARDKDFSVNIRSGGRHSMVFLKKLGLFVTISFALCTMWATV; encoded by the exons GAAAATCAATGGTCGAAGcattgaattagagatcatcCCTGAAGTTGATCTCTACAAGTGTGAGCCTTGGGACTTACCAG gGAAGTCAATATTACCCAGCAAAGATCTGGAATGGTATTTCTTCAGTCCTCGTGATCGCAAATACCCCAATGGATCAAGGACGAATCGTGCAACCAAAGCTGGATATTGGAAGGCCACAGGAAAAGATAGAAAAGTGAACTCTCAGACTCGTTCTGTGGGCATGAAGAAAACCCTAGTTTACTACAGAGGGAGAGCCCCCCATGGCATTCGAACTCATTGGGTTATGCATGAATATCGCCTTGATGAACGTGAATGTGAAACTGATACAGGCTTGCTG GATGCATATGCTCTTTGTCGTGTGTTCAAGAAGAGTGCAATTGCCCCGAAGGTTGGGGAGCATTATGCCGCTACAACTAGTAATCAAATGATGAATGAACATTCATCTGGGGAGATTGATTTATATACAGAGAGACGATGCAATGGATTTGAGAGCTCAGGTTATCCAATGGCATATGGAACATGTTTACCTAGCAATGCCAATGAACCACCCATTGATCTCAGTGGGACACAAGAGGAAAAGTGGACACAGTTCTTATCAGACGAGGCACTTGGCTACACAACTCCATTTTCAAACTGTGGAACCTCTTCATACCATCCTTCCAAG ATTGATATAGCAATAGAGTGTGCAAAGCTGCAACATCGGCTCTCGCTGCCTCCATTGGAGGTGGAAGATTTTTCTCAAGGTTGCTATACAGACTTCAAAATGCAGCACTCGCACTCAACTTCCTCTCTGGGGGGAATTacaaatgaaggaaatataCTGCAGGAAATTCTTTCAGTTTCTCATGCATCACAGCAACTCTTGAATCAATCAAACCTTCAAGATACATGGGGTGGAAATTACAGTGCCCATGTGgatgattttagttttataacTGGGGAAGATAATCACTATAATCCAAGTAATGTAATGAATTGTGTTAGATATAATGACAATTGGGGAGATCTGAATACAAAATCAATAGAAATCGGAGGCTTGGATGAAGAAATCAGACCAGAGAGGATGGTAGAGAAATTGAGATGGGTAGGAATGTCCAACGAGGATTTAGAAAAG AGTTTAATGGAAGAACAGAAGATTGTTCCCGTAGAAaagatttcaagttttaaaagaaCAGACGTAGGTGAAGCTCAAG GTGAAACTTCGCATAATAGTTGTTTGGGATTCAATGACTCAGAAATCAATgatttttctcttgaatttaTCGACGATGAACCCAGTGGGAACAATCATGAAGACATTGCAGATGGATTTGCAAGCTCACCAAGCTTTGAGGTGGTGGAGGAAATTAAAGTGAATCATGGAATGTTTATTTCAACCCGCCAAGAAGCAGCCACATTCTTTCACCAAATAGTGCCTTCGCAGACGATTCAGGTCCACTTTAACCCGGTAGAGAAGGCAGAGACACAGTTTCCAAGGCATGAGAAACAAGGGAAATTCTTCAGAAAGTTCATTCATCTGTGGACGGGAATAGCTGTTGCAGTTGTGTGTGCGGTGGCATTTGATCTCTTAATGCTTCTTTTTCATGTTGGGAAAACGGAGAAATTGATGGATGAAGATTGCTCTAACAGTTTGAAGGGGATGAAAATATTGTCAGCTAGAGATAAAGATTTCTCTGTTAATATAAGGAGTGGTGGGcgtcattctatggtatttttGAAGAAGTTAGGGCTTTTTGTCACCATTTCCTTTGCTCTATGTACCATGTGGGCAACAGTGTAG
- the LOC123226040 gene encoding uncharacterized protein LOC123226040 isoform X2, giving the protein MFSSSSASWKFQLVVLLLSCGWFRGGNGDISKVEDAQNFHVYYGQTFKVIKNSVDGRSYLLIQNNSRMAERTKYCTTRIKSFVVPLSNYSVDTDFFPVSFFELLGLLESMKGITSSSLASECVMKLYQGGQIDIINKTEPQQLSQYAAFFTSLSEQAQACNFVNFGSLREDYPLQRAEWIKFLGVFANVERRANQVYSAVKTNYLCLNKLAASKTQSFKPIVAWMELNNGIWSFTQETFKLKFVEDAGGENVDNSINMKTFNISNPDDLDELHAILCTVDVVIDGTYTSDPVNYNLSTFLKNIDGQDNFCFAFITNQSLWRYDKRIQNNSITLDWYNGAVAQPQLVLADLIEAVFPTGNYTTTFFRNIAKGEGVVNIDASMCDREISIAMEPTIIPCQ; this is encoded by the exons atgttttcttcttcttctgcttcttggAAGTTTCAGCTGGTTGTTTTGTTGTTAAGTTGTGGATGGTTTAGAGGTGGGAATGGTGATATATCAAAAGTGGAAGATGCCCAGAATTTCCATGTATATTATGGACAAACCTTCAAAGTTATCAAGAATTCTGTCGATGGCCGGAGCTACCTTCTCATCCAG AACAACTCAAGAATGGCAGAAAGAACAAAGTATTGCACCACCAGAATCAAATCCTTTGTCGTTCCATTGTCAAACTATTCAGTCGATACTGATTTCTTTCCAG TTTCCTTTTTCGAG CTACTAGGATTGTTAGAGAGCATGAAGGGCATTACATCGAGCTCATTGGCTTCAGAATGTGTAATGAAATTGTACCAAGGAGGACAGATAGACATAATCAACAAAACTGAGCCACAGCAACTTTCACAATATGCAGCCTTTTTCACTAGCCTGAGCGAGCAGGCACAAGCCTGCAATTTCGTGAATTTTGGTTCTCTTAGGGAGGATTATCCTCTTCAG CGAGCAGAGTGGATAAAGTTTCTGGGAGTTTTTGCAAACGTTGAAAGGAGAGCTAACCAAGTATACAGTGCA GTGAAAACAAATTACTTGTGCCTGAATAAATTAGCAGCAAGCAAGACACAATCATTCAAACCAATTGTTGCTTGGATGGAGCTAAATAAT GGTATATGGTCTTTTACTCAGGAAACTTTCAAGTTGAAG TTTGTGGAAGATGCAGGTGGAGAAAATGTGGATAACTCTATCAACATGAAGACTTTTAACATCTCCAATCCTGATGATTTGGATGAATTGCATGCCATTCTTTGT acaGTGGATGTTGTAATCGACGGAACGTATACTTCCGATCCGGTGAATTACAATCTATCTACATTTCTCAAAAATATTGATGGCCAAGATAATTTCTGCTTTGCTTTCATTACAAATCAAAGCTTATGGAGATATgataaaagaattcaaaataaCTCAATCACCCTTG ATTGGTATAATGGGGCTGTGGCCCAACCTCAACTGGTATTAGCAGATCTCATTGAAGCTGTATTTCCTACTGGAAATTACACCACCACATTCTTTAGAAACATTGCAaag GGAGAAGGTGTTGTAAATATTGATGCTAGCATGTGTGATAGGGAAATTTCCATTGCAATGGAGCCAACAATTATTCCTTGCCAATAG
- the LOC123226044 gene encoding sucrose synthase 7-like isoform X2 — translation MGSIKRADSMADGMPEALKQSRYHMRRCFSRCVEKGKRIMKRHQLMDEINVVIQDKAERSQVLEGTLGYIFSSTQDAIVIPPHVAFALRPNPGIWEFAKVNSDDLSVESITATEYLKFKEMVVDENWAKDENALEVDFGAYDFSAPHLTMSSSIGNGIHFVSKFMTAKLSGRLENAQPLVDYLLSLEHQGEKLMINENLSTAERLQTALIIADVFLSGLSKDTPYQNFELRFKEWGFEKGWGDTAERVKETMGSLSEVLQAPDPLNMEKLLSRLPIMFNVVIFSPHGYFGQSAVLGLPDTGGQVVYILDQVRALEEEMLLRIKRQGLNVKPQILVVTRLIPDAKGTKCNQEIEAIDGTKYSNILRVPFKTQRGVLHQWVSRFDIYPYLERFSLDATTKILEILDVKPDLVIGNYTDGNLVASLMASKLGVTQATIAHALEKTKYEDSDVKWKELDPKYHFSCQFIADTIAMNATDFVVASTYQEIAGSKERPGQYESHDAFTLPGLCRVVKGINVFDPKFNIAAPGADQSVYFPYSEKQRRLTKYHPEIEALLYSKEENDEHIGYLADRKKPIIFSMARLDVVKNLTGLTEWYGKNKKLRELVNLVIVGAFFDPSKSKDREESAEIRKMHSLMEKYQLKGQMRWIVAQSDRIRNGELYRCIADTKGAFVQPALYEAFGLTVIEAMNCGLPTFATNQGGPAEIIVDGVSGFHIDPNNGDESSNKIANFFDRCRVDTGLWNKFSTEGLKRINECYTWKIYANKILNMGCTYSFWRNLNKEQKQAKQRYIEMFYNLQFKSLVKNVPIQIEEGQQPSKPAPKTQPSQRRSQSRLNRLFGA, via the exons ATGGGCAGCATTAAGCGAGCTGATTCAATGGCGGATGGCATGCCTGAGGCGCTGAAGCAGAGCCGGTACCACATGAGGAGGTGCTTTAGCAGGTGTGTTGAGAAGGGTAAAAGAATAATGAAACGTCACCAATTAATGGATGAAATCAATGTGGTGATTCAAGACAAGGCTGAAAGAAGCCAGGTCCTGGAGGGCACACTCGGCTACATCTTCAGTTCTACTCAG GACGCCATTGTTATCCCTCCACATGTAGCGTTTGCCCTTAGACCGAATCCTGGAATCTGGGAATTCGCCAAGGTGAACTCTGATGATCTCTCTGTTGAGAGCATCACTGCCACCGAATATTTGAAATTCAAGGAAATGGTTGTTGATGAAAACTG GGCGAAAGATGAAAATGCATTGGAAGTGGACTTCGGGGCATATGATTTCTCTGCACCACACTTAACAATGTCTTCTTCAATTGGAAATGGGATTCATTTTGTTTCCAAGTTCATGACTGCAAAACTGAGCGGTCGCCTGGAGAATGCACAGCCCCTTGTTGATTACTTACTCTCACTGGAACATCAAGGAGAA AAACTTATGATAAATGAAAACCTCAGCACAGCTGAAAGGCTCCAGACCGCATTAATAATTGCGGATGTTTTCCTCTCGGGACTTTCCAAAGACACcccatatcaaaattttgagttgaG GTTTAAGGAGTGGGGATTTGAGAAGGGATGGGGTGATACTGCAGAGAGAGTAAAGGAGACGATGGGGTCACTTTCGGAAGTACTTCAAGCGCCGGATCCATTGAACATGGAGAAGCTTCTCAGCAGGCTTCCAATAATGTTCAATGTTGTAATTTTCTCTCCTCATGGCTACTTTGGCCAATCTGCTGTCCTTGGCTTGCCGGACACTGGCGGGCAG GTAGTTTACATTTTGGATCAAGTGAGAGCTCTGGAAGAGGAAATGCTCCTCAGAATTAAGCGCCAAGGACTTAATGTGAAGCCTCAAATTCTTGTT gTTACTCGGCTCATTCCTGATGCTAAAGGAACCAAATGCAATCAGGAAATCGAAGCCATTGATGGTACAAAATATTCTAACATCCTTCGGGTGCCATTTAAGACACAAAGAGGAGTCCTCCATCAATGGGTTTCACGTTTCGACATTTATCCCTATCTTGAGAGGTTCTCTCTA GATGCTACAACCAAGATACTAGAAATCCTCGATGTAAAACCAGATCTAGTCATTGGAAACTACACTGATGGAAATTTAGTTGCATCTCTCATGGCTAGTAAACTTGGAGTAACTCAG GCAACTATAGCACATGCTCTAGAGAAGACTAAATATGAGGATTCAGATGTCAAGTGGAAGGAATTAGACCCAAAGTATCATTTCTCATGCCAATTCATTGCTGATACAATAGCTATGAATGCGACGGATTTTGTCGTAGCCAGCACATACCAGGAGATTGCAGGAAG CAAAGAAAGACCAGGACAGTATGAGAGCCATGATGCGTTTACTCTCCCAGGGCTTTGCAGAGTTGTCAAGGGCATCAATGTTTTTGATCCAAAATTCAACATTGCTGCTCCTGGAGCTGATCAATCGGTCTATTTCCCTTACAGCGAGAAACAAAGACGACTCACAAAATATCATCCTGAAATTGAAGCATTGCTGTAtagtaaagaagaaaatgatgaacACAT TGGATATCTGGCAGACCGGAAGAAACCAATAATCTTCTCAATGGCAAGGCTTGATGTTGTGAAGAACCTGACAGGACTAACTGAATGGTATGGAAAGAACAAGAAGCTGAGGGAATTGGTAAATCTTGTTATAGTTGGGGCCTTCTTTGACCCTTCCAAATCAAAAGATAGAGAAGAAAGTGCTGAAATAAGAAAGATGCATTCATTGATGGAAAAATACCAACTTAAGGGACAGATGAGATGGATAGTAGCACAAAGTGACAGGATCAGAAATGGCGAACTCTACCGTTGTATTGCTGATACAAAAGGAGCTTTTGTGCAGCCTGCTCTATATGAAGCATTTGGTCTTACTGTCATTGAGGCAATGAACTGCGGATTACCCACCTTCGCAACCAATCAAGGCGGACCAGCTGAAATTATAGTTGATGGGGTCTCAGGCTTCCATATTGATCCTAATAATGGAGATGAATCAAGCAACAAAATTGCAAATTTCTTTGACAGGTGCAGGGTAGATACTGGATTATGGAATAAGTTTTCGACAGAGGGCTTAAAGCGCATAAATGAATG CTACACTTGGAAGATCTATGCAAACAAGATATTGAATATGGGATGCACATATAGCTTCTGGAGGAACCTGAACAAAGAGCAGAAACAGGCTAAGCAGAGATACATTGAAATGTTTTACAATCTGCAGTTCAAAAGCCTG GTGAAGAATGTGCCAATTCAAATTGAAGAGGGTCAACAACCATCAAAACCTGCACCCAAAACACAACCCTCCCAAAG ACGCTCGCAGTCCCGACTCAACAG GTTGTTCGGAGCTTGA
- the LOC123226041 gene encoding ALA-interacting subunit 5-like, with protein sequence MKGGSTSSGGENAPSNSSSSKTRKPQYSKFTQQELPACKPILTPRHVIMVFTTVGVIFIPVGLFSLFASESVVEIVDRYDVDCVPSNYSSNVIAYIQSTATNKTCTRSLTVTKQMKSPVFIYYQLDNFYQNHRRYVKSRSDKQLRFRQYEGNTKDCAPEATSKGSPIVPCGLIAWSLFNDTYGFSVKNKVLEVSKKGIAWKSDKGHKFGSDVYPKNFQDGDLIGGGKLNSSIPLSEQDDLMVWMRTAALPTFRKLYGKIEVDLQVNDQVTVVIQNNYNTYSFGGKKKLVLSTTSWIGGKNDFLGVAYLAVGGLCLCLAISFIIVYVAKPRPLGDPTYLSWNRDSADR encoded by the exons atgaagGGAGGATCAACCAGTTCTGGAGGCGAAAATGCTCCttcaaattcttcttcttccaaaaCCAGGAAACCCCAAT ATTCTAAGTTTACACAGCAAGAGCTTCCGGCATGCAAACCAATTCTAACACCCCGACAT GTGATTATGGTATTTACTACTGTCGGTGTCATCTTCATCCCAGTTGGCCTCTTTTCATTGTTTGCATCAGAAAGT GTGGTGGAAATTGTGGATAGATATGATGTTGATTGTGTTCCATCTAATTATTCCTCAAATGTGATTGCATATATCCAAAGCACTGCCACTAACAAGACCTGCACTAGGAGTTTGACT GTCACTAAGCAAATGAAAAGTCCTGTTTTTATCTATTATCAGCTTGATAACTTTTACCAGAATCATCGTAG ATATGTTAAAAGTCGAAGTGACAAACAATTGCGGTTTAGGCAATATGAGGGTAATACAAAAGACTGTGCTCCTGAGGCCACATCAAAAGGTTCCCCAATTGTTCCTTGTGGCCTTATTGCATGGAGTTTGTTCAATGACACATATGGGTTCTCAGTGAAAAACAAGGTGCTAGAGGTTAGCAAGAAGGGCATAGCCTGGAAAAGTGACAAAGGGCATAAATTTGGGTCTGATGTCTATCCCAAAAATTTCCAGGATGGAGATTTGATTGGAGGTGGAAAACTCAATTCTAGCATACCA TTGAGCGAACAAGACGATCTTATGGTTTGGATGCGTACTGCAGCATTGCCAACTTTTAGAAAACTATACGGGAAAATAGAGGTAGATCTTCAAGTCAATGACCAAGTTACAGTTGTAATCCAGAACAATTATAACACTTACAGTTTTGGGGGTAAAAAAAAGCTGGTTCTTTCGACCACAAGTTGGATTGGTGGGAAAAATGATTTTCTGGGCGTAGCATATCTTGCGGTTGGTGGACTTTGCCTGTGCTTGGCAATATCCTTCATTATTGTGTATGTGGCCAAGCCACG GCCTCTTGGGGATCCAACATACTTATCCTGGAATAGAGACTCAGCAGATAGGTAG
- the LOC123226044 gene encoding sucrose synthase 7-like isoform X1 has product MGSIKRADSMADGMPEALKQSRYHMRRCFSRCVEKGKRIMKRHQLMDEINVVIQDKAERSQVLEGTLGYIFSSTQDAIVIPPHVAFALRPNPGIWEFAKVNSDDLSVESITATEYLKFKEMVVDENWAKDENALEVDFGAYDFSAPHLTMSSSIGNGIHFVSKFMTAKLSGRLENAQPLVDYLLSLEHQGEKLMINENLSTAERLQTALIIADVFLSGLSKDTPYQNFELRFKEWGFEKGWGDTAERVKETMGSLSEVLQAPDPLNMEKLLSRLPIMFNVVIFSPHGYFGQSAVLGLPDTGGQVVYILDQVRALEEEMLLRIKRQGLNVKPQILVVTRLIPDAKGTKCNQEIEAIDGTKYSNILRVPFKTQRGVLHQWVSRFDIYPYLERFSLDATTKILEILDVKPDLVIGNYTDGNLVASLMASKLGVTQATIAHALEKTKYEDSDVKWKELDPKYHFSCQFIADTIAMNATDFVVASTYQEIAGSKERPGQYESHDAFTLPGLCRVVKGINVFDPKFNIAAPGADQSVYFPYSEKQRRLTKYHPEIEALLYSKEENDEHIGYLADRKKPIIFSMARLDVVKNLTGLTEWYGKNKKLRELVNLVIVGAFFDPSKSKDREESAEIRKMHSLMEKYQLKGQMRWIVAQSDRIRNGELYRCIADTKGAFVQPALYEAFGLTVIEAMNCGLPTFATNQGGPAEIIVDGVSGFHIDPNNGDESSNKIANFFDRCRVDTGLWNKFSTEGLKRINECYTWKIYANKILNMGCTYSFWRNLNKEQKQAKQRYIEMFYNLQFKSLVKNVPIQIEEGQQPSKPAPKTQPSQSTRRSQSRLNRLFGA; this is encoded by the exons ATGGGCAGCATTAAGCGAGCTGATTCAATGGCGGATGGCATGCCTGAGGCGCTGAAGCAGAGCCGGTACCACATGAGGAGGTGCTTTAGCAGGTGTGTTGAGAAGGGTAAAAGAATAATGAAACGTCACCAATTAATGGATGAAATCAATGTGGTGATTCAAGACAAGGCTGAAAGAAGCCAGGTCCTGGAGGGCACACTCGGCTACATCTTCAGTTCTACTCAG GACGCCATTGTTATCCCTCCACATGTAGCGTTTGCCCTTAGACCGAATCCTGGAATCTGGGAATTCGCCAAGGTGAACTCTGATGATCTCTCTGTTGAGAGCATCACTGCCACCGAATATTTGAAATTCAAGGAAATGGTTGTTGATGAAAACTG GGCGAAAGATGAAAATGCATTGGAAGTGGACTTCGGGGCATATGATTTCTCTGCACCACACTTAACAATGTCTTCTTCAATTGGAAATGGGATTCATTTTGTTTCCAAGTTCATGACTGCAAAACTGAGCGGTCGCCTGGAGAATGCACAGCCCCTTGTTGATTACTTACTCTCACTGGAACATCAAGGAGAA AAACTTATGATAAATGAAAACCTCAGCACAGCTGAAAGGCTCCAGACCGCATTAATAATTGCGGATGTTTTCCTCTCGGGACTTTCCAAAGACACcccatatcaaaattttgagttgaG GTTTAAGGAGTGGGGATTTGAGAAGGGATGGGGTGATACTGCAGAGAGAGTAAAGGAGACGATGGGGTCACTTTCGGAAGTACTTCAAGCGCCGGATCCATTGAACATGGAGAAGCTTCTCAGCAGGCTTCCAATAATGTTCAATGTTGTAATTTTCTCTCCTCATGGCTACTTTGGCCAATCTGCTGTCCTTGGCTTGCCGGACACTGGCGGGCAG GTAGTTTACATTTTGGATCAAGTGAGAGCTCTGGAAGAGGAAATGCTCCTCAGAATTAAGCGCCAAGGACTTAATGTGAAGCCTCAAATTCTTGTT gTTACTCGGCTCATTCCTGATGCTAAAGGAACCAAATGCAATCAGGAAATCGAAGCCATTGATGGTACAAAATATTCTAACATCCTTCGGGTGCCATTTAAGACACAAAGAGGAGTCCTCCATCAATGGGTTTCACGTTTCGACATTTATCCCTATCTTGAGAGGTTCTCTCTA GATGCTACAACCAAGATACTAGAAATCCTCGATGTAAAACCAGATCTAGTCATTGGAAACTACACTGATGGAAATTTAGTTGCATCTCTCATGGCTAGTAAACTTGGAGTAACTCAG GCAACTATAGCACATGCTCTAGAGAAGACTAAATATGAGGATTCAGATGTCAAGTGGAAGGAATTAGACCCAAAGTATCATTTCTCATGCCAATTCATTGCTGATACAATAGCTATGAATGCGACGGATTTTGTCGTAGCCAGCACATACCAGGAGATTGCAGGAAG CAAAGAAAGACCAGGACAGTATGAGAGCCATGATGCGTTTACTCTCCCAGGGCTTTGCAGAGTTGTCAAGGGCATCAATGTTTTTGATCCAAAATTCAACATTGCTGCTCCTGGAGCTGATCAATCGGTCTATTTCCCTTACAGCGAGAAACAAAGACGACTCACAAAATATCATCCTGAAATTGAAGCATTGCTGTAtagtaaagaagaaaatgatgaacACAT TGGATATCTGGCAGACCGGAAGAAACCAATAATCTTCTCAATGGCAAGGCTTGATGTTGTGAAGAACCTGACAGGACTAACTGAATGGTATGGAAAGAACAAGAAGCTGAGGGAATTGGTAAATCTTGTTATAGTTGGGGCCTTCTTTGACCCTTCCAAATCAAAAGATAGAGAAGAAAGTGCTGAAATAAGAAAGATGCATTCATTGATGGAAAAATACCAACTTAAGGGACAGATGAGATGGATAGTAGCACAAAGTGACAGGATCAGAAATGGCGAACTCTACCGTTGTATTGCTGATACAAAAGGAGCTTTTGTGCAGCCTGCTCTATATGAAGCATTTGGTCTTACTGTCATTGAGGCAATGAACTGCGGATTACCCACCTTCGCAACCAATCAAGGCGGACCAGCTGAAATTATAGTTGATGGGGTCTCAGGCTTCCATATTGATCCTAATAATGGAGATGAATCAAGCAACAAAATTGCAAATTTCTTTGACAGGTGCAGGGTAGATACTGGATTATGGAATAAGTTTTCGACAGAGGGCTTAAAGCGCATAAATGAATG CTACACTTGGAAGATCTATGCAAACAAGATATTGAATATGGGATGCACATATAGCTTCTGGAGGAACCTGAACAAAGAGCAGAAACAGGCTAAGCAGAGATACATTGAAATGTTTTACAATCTGCAGTTCAAAAGCCTG GTGAAGAATGTGCCAATTCAAATTGAAGAGGGTCAACAACCATCAAAACCTGCACCCAAAACACAACCCTCCCAAAG CACCAGACGCTCGCAGTCCCGACTCAACAG GTTGTTCGGAGCTTGA
- the LOC123226040 gene encoding uncharacterized protein LOC123226040 isoform X1, translating into MFSSSSASWKFQLVVLLLSCGWFRGGNGDISKVEDAQNFHVYYGQTFKVIKNSVDGRSYLLIQNNSRMAERTKYCTTRIKSFVVPLSNYSVDTDFFPVSFFELLGLLESMKGITSSSLASECVMKLYQGGQIDIINKTEPQQLSQYAAFFTSLSEQAQACNFVNFGSLREDYPLQRAEWIKFLGVFANVERRANQVYSAVKTNYLCLNKLAASKTQSFKPIVAWMELNNQGIWSFTQETFKLKFVEDAGGENVDNSINMKTFNISNPDDLDELHAILCTVDVVIDGTYTSDPVNYNLSTFLKNIDGQDNFCFAFITNQSLWRYDKRIQNNSITLDWYNGAVAQPQLVLADLIEAVFPTGNYTTTFFRNIAKGEGVVNIDASMCDREISIAMEPTIIPCQ; encoded by the exons atgttttcttcttcttctgcttcttggAAGTTTCAGCTGGTTGTTTTGTTGTTAAGTTGTGGATGGTTTAGAGGTGGGAATGGTGATATATCAAAAGTGGAAGATGCCCAGAATTTCCATGTATATTATGGACAAACCTTCAAAGTTATCAAGAATTCTGTCGATGGCCGGAGCTACCTTCTCATCCAG AACAACTCAAGAATGGCAGAAAGAACAAAGTATTGCACCACCAGAATCAAATCCTTTGTCGTTCCATTGTCAAACTATTCAGTCGATACTGATTTCTTTCCAG TTTCCTTTTTCGAG CTACTAGGATTGTTAGAGAGCATGAAGGGCATTACATCGAGCTCATTGGCTTCAGAATGTGTAATGAAATTGTACCAAGGAGGACAGATAGACATAATCAACAAAACTGAGCCACAGCAACTTTCACAATATGCAGCCTTTTTCACTAGCCTGAGCGAGCAGGCACAAGCCTGCAATTTCGTGAATTTTGGTTCTCTTAGGGAGGATTATCCTCTTCAG CGAGCAGAGTGGATAAAGTTTCTGGGAGTTTTTGCAAACGTTGAAAGGAGAGCTAACCAAGTATACAGTGCA GTGAAAACAAATTACTTGTGCCTGAATAAATTAGCAGCAAGCAAGACACAATCATTCAAACCAATTGTTGCTTGGATGGAGCTAAATAAT CAGGGTATATGGTCTTTTACTCAGGAAACTTTCAAGTTGAAG TTTGTGGAAGATGCAGGTGGAGAAAATGTGGATAACTCTATCAACATGAAGACTTTTAACATCTCCAATCCTGATGATTTGGATGAATTGCATGCCATTCTTTGT acaGTGGATGTTGTAATCGACGGAACGTATACTTCCGATCCGGTGAATTACAATCTATCTACATTTCTCAAAAATATTGATGGCCAAGATAATTTCTGCTTTGCTTTCATTACAAATCAAAGCTTATGGAGATATgataaaagaattcaaaataaCTCAATCACCCTTG ATTGGTATAATGGGGCTGTGGCCCAACCTCAACTGGTATTAGCAGATCTCATTGAAGCTGTATTTCCTACTGGAAATTACACCACCACATTCTTTAGAAACATTGCAaag GGAGAAGGTGTTGTAAATATTGATGCTAGCATGTGTGATAGGGAAATTTCCATTGCAATGGAGCCAACAATTATTCCTTGCCAATAG